Proteins found in one Eriocheir sinensis breed Jianghai 21 unplaced genomic scaffold, ASM2467909v1 Scaffold280, whole genome shotgun sequence genomic segment:
- the LOC126991442 gene encoding uncharacterized protein LOC126991442 — protein MFQRMISVMNVRGQGQDVRWNDKYRCVLRPRAGGDEGGEGGVEDQAGRFDEQSEANIKFLQEIGEICKVWAGKEKKKRGTKIGRLPTPTASALHITCNALPASCRDIILRKIPGVEYVCMGKANSDPTEHSFGKRRTMCSANYWTSVQNFMVSNRLAQRLHLLKLFGFFPGDVQADLDRAKAEEKEDDEVILAQLARELADDQPDPPTDELLLAAVGNYAGYLARKVQANSSVAECCKQELAQQEMKITVELERGDPPSVMFDALVELVDRGELETGRAVLKRPSPNGPHGVLRDVAVGLPDVQGGQEGAQVEVPLPCHAPQGRVQAPPGVPGGLRPDLAGVQVPGGAQPGQHHLAAHQQVPLQLFRC, from the exons ATGTTCCAGAGGATGATCTCGGTGATGAACGTGCGCGGGCAGGGGCAGGACGTGCGCTGGAATGACAAGTACCGCTGCGTGCTGAGGCCAAGGGCAGGAGGTGACGAGGGCGGGGAAGGAGGCGTCGAGGACCAGGCAGGCCGTTTTGATGAGCAGTCAGAGGCCAACATCAAGTTCCTCCAGGAGATTGGCGAGATTTGCAAG GTTTGGGccggcaaggagaagaagaagagggggacaaAGATCGGCAGGCTGCCGACACCCACCGCCTCGGCTCTGCACATCACGTGCAATGCCCTGCCCGCCTCCTGCAGGGACATCATCCTCCGCAAGATccccggggtcgagtatgtgtgcatggggaaggccaactctgacccgactgagcactctttcggcaagcgccgcaccatgtgcagcgccaactactggacgagcgtgcagaacttcatggtgagcaacaggttggcccagcgcctgcatttgctgaagctcttcgggttcttccccggggacgtgcaggccgacctggaccgggccaaggcagaggagaaggaggacgacgaggtgatcttggcccagcttgccagggagctggccgacgaccagccggacccgccgacggacgagttgctcctcgccgcggtcggcaactacgccggctacctggccaggaaggtccaggccaactcctctgtggccgagtgctgcaagcaggagcttgcccagcaggagatgaagattaccgtggagctcgagaggggcgacccgccctctgtgatgttcgacgccctggtcgagctggtcgacaggggagagctggagacgggccgggcggtcctgaagcggccatctcccaatggcccacatggcgtccttcgggatgtcgctgtgggactccctgatgtgcagggaggacaagaaggagcgcaggttgaggttcctctcccttgccatgcgccacagggacgggttcaggcacctcctggagttcctggcggcctcagacccgaccttgcaggggtacaggtgccaggaggggcacaacctggccaacaccatcttgccgcacatcagcaggtccctcttcaactgtttcggtgctaa